Genomic DNA from Gilliamella sp. ESL0441:
ATAAAACGATACAATAAAGTGCGAAAACCTCGCACTTTACTCAATATTTATTCGGAATAATTTACCGAATGTCAGTCATCAATGACCTAACAAATTGGCAATTTCACACCATTAAACATCGCTTGTACTTCAACATTGTTATCACAAAGAATCAGTCTATCAACCGTTTGTCTATTTAAATGGGGTGAAAATTGACTGATGAAATCGTACATATAGCTACGTAAAAAGAGTGACCGAGCAAAGGCAATATAAGTTGTACTATAAGGAAATATATGACCTGCATTAAGCACGACAAAATCGCTATCGATGTTTTCATTGACTGCCATTTTCGCCACAATGCCAACCCCTACACCCAATTTAACATAAGTTTTAATTAAATCCGCATCTGTTGTGCTAAATACAATATTGGGTAATTGTTTGGCATTAATAAACGCCTGATTTAAATCTGATCCATCATTAGAAAAATCATAGCTGACTAAAGGATATTTTGATAACTCTTCAATTGAAATCATATTACTTTTAGCCAAAGGATGATCCTTCATGACAATCACAGCTTGATTCCAATGGTAGCAAGGTAAAGCGATCATATCATCACTTAACTGCGAAAGATCGGTAATTATCGCAAAATCAGCTTGACCGGTTTGCGCTTGCAATAGACATTGTTGAGACGATCCTTGCTCCATGTGCAAAATAATATGAGGATACTGTTGCATAAACTTTTGGATGACAACTGGCAAGGTATAACGGGCTTGCGTATAGGTTGTTGTGATGGTTAAAGAACCTTGATTTGGCTGACTGAACTCTTT
This window encodes:
- the cysB gene encoding HTH-type transcriptional regulator CysB; the encoded protein is MKLQQLRYIVEVVNNDLNVSLTSEKLYTSQPGISKQIKLLEDELGVQIFTRVGKHLSEVTPVGEKIIALAKEILNKSKDIKIIAKEFSQPNQGSLTITTTYTQARYTLPVVIQKFMQQYPHIILHMEQGSSQQCLLQAQTGQADFAIITDLSQLSDDMIALPCYHWNQAVIVMKDHPLAKSNMISIEELSKYPLVSYDFSNDGSDLNQAFINAKQLPNIVFSTTDADLIKTYVKLGVGVGIVAKMAVNENIDSDFVVLNAGHIFPYSTTYIAFARSLFLRSYMYDFISQFSPHLNRQTVDRLILCDNNVEVQAMFNGVKLPIC